A window from Synechococcus sp. RSCCF101 encodes these proteins:
- a CDS encoding ABC transporter permease, producing the protein MRLRFPAALWRHRELWWRLTHREVLGRYRGSVLGWGWSFITPLLMLAVYTFVFSQVFQARWGDLDEAGPLGFAINLFAGLIVFNLFSESVNRAPELVLSNPNYVTRVIFPLEILTAVSVAAAAFHALTGLVVLALFNLAAVRSLPVTMLWLPLVWLPLVLGCLGVSWLLSALGVFLRDVGQVVGVLTSMLIFLSAVFYPLSALPERWQPLLALNPLVTVIEQTRRVSVSGLAPSGLYLLGGSVLALVFCELGFRSFQRARRGFADVL; encoded by the coding sequence ATGCGTCTGCGCTTTCCCGCTGCACTCTGGAGGCACCGGGAGCTGTGGTGGCGGCTCACCCACCGGGAGGTGCTGGGCCGCTACCGGGGCTCGGTGCTCGGCTGGGGCTGGAGTTTCATCACGCCGCTGCTGATGCTGGCGGTGTACACCTTCGTGTTCTCACAGGTGTTCCAGGCCCGTTGGGGAGATCTCGACGAGGCAGGCCCCCTGGGCTTTGCGATCAATCTCTTCGCCGGGCTGATCGTCTTCAACCTGTTCTCCGAAAGCGTGAACCGGGCACCGGAGCTGGTGCTCTCCAATCCCAACTACGTGACGCGGGTGATCTTTCCCCTCGAAATCCTCACCGCGGTGAGTGTGGCCGCCGCAGCCTTCCACGCCCTCACGGGCCTGGTGGTTCTGGCCCTGTTCAACCTGGCGGCGGTGCGCAGCCTGCCGGTCACCATGCTCTGGCTGCCTCTCGTCTGGTTGCCCCTCGTTCTCGGTTGTCTGGGGGTGTCGTGGCTGCTCAGCGCCCTTGGCGTGTTTCTTCGCGACGTGGGCCAGGTGGTGGGGGTGCTCACGAGCATGCTGATCTTCCTCAGTGCCGTCTTCTATCCCCTCAGCGCTCTGCCGGAACGTTGGCAGCCCCTCCTGGCCCTGAACCCGCTGGTGACGGTCATCGAGCAGACCCGACGGGTCTCGGTGAGCGGGCTGGCCCCGAGCGGGCTCTATCTCCTGGGGGGCAGCGTGCTGGCGCTGGTGTTCTGCGAGCTTGGTTTCCGAAGCTTCCAGCGGGCCCGACGCGGCTTTGCCGATGTCCTTTGA
- a CDS encoding ABC transporter ATP-binding protein — protein sequence MSFESETTPPDAVAVEALSKGYRIYNHPRDRLLQGLLPGGRRRYREFWALRNVQFRLGRGRTLGVVGRNGSGKSTLLQLICGTLTPSAGTVHTSGRIGALLELGSGFDPDFTGLENIFINGTLLGMSRQEIEARLEAIIAFADIGDFIHQPVKTYSSGMAVRLAFSVQANTDPEVLVVDEALAVGDELFQRKCYARLEQLKASGTSILLVTHSCPQIVNHCDLALLLHRGRQRLLGDPKEVTDIYQRLSGSPDDVWDRELPPHDTTAVGTPAGAGTAAGNPEDDAGSLDSRRPAASGIEGLVSRSRVEYPSRGARIEALEVRDAAGNPCDSLPFGMPFRVWIRYSIDKPLREPRFACRLTDTGGIRLTGQIWSEAAAADETGSSRDFAALVRQGSGTGWLEFRFTGALQPGFYFLSASIWEGPRRTGDYVHRITDALAMRVQLNDGVKTSFGLCDLTQSPPEEDVWECLPTMRNRHQADPEPSLSGPGGLAQAVTGWLDG from the coding sequence ATGTCCTTTGAATCCGAGACCACGCCGCCCGATGCGGTGGCCGTGGAGGCACTGAGCAAGGGCTATCGCATCTACAACCACCCACGCGATCGCCTGCTTCAGGGACTGCTACCGGGAGGCCGGCGCCGCTACCGGGAGTTCTGGGCTCTGCGCAACGTGCAGTTCCGACTCGGCCGGGGTCGCACCCTGGGCGTGGTGGGCCGCAACGGCTCGGGCAAGAGCACCCTGCTGCAGCTGATCTGCGGCACCCTCACACCGAGCGCCGGCACGGTCCACACCAGCGGCCGGATCGGCGCCCTGCTGGAGCTGGGTAGCGGCTTTGATCCGGATTTCACCGGGCTGGAAAACATCTTCATCAACGGCACCCTGCTGGGCATGAGCCGTCAGGAGATCGAGGCGCGCCTGGAGGCGATCATCGCCTTCGCCGACATCGGGGACTTCATCCACCAACCGGTGAAGACCTACTCCAGCGGCATGGCGGTGCGGCTGGCCTTCTCCGTGCAGGCCAACACCGATCCCGAAGTGCTGGTGGTGGATGAGGCGCTGGCCGTGGGCGACGAGCTGTTCCAGCGCAAGTGCTATGCACGGCTGGAACAGCTCAAGGCCAGCGGCACCTCGATCCTGCTGGTGACCCACAGCTGCCCCCAGATCGTGAACCATTGCGATCTGGCCCTGCTGCTGCACCGGGGCCGGCAACGGCTGCTGGGCGATCCCAAAGAGGTCACCGACATCTATCAACGATTGAGCGGCAGCCCGGACGACGTCTGGGACCGGGAGCTGCCGCCGCACGACACGACCGCAGTCGGCACCCCGGCCGGGGCCGGCACGGCTGCCGGCAACCCTGAAGACGATGCCGGCAGCCTGGACAGCCGGCGCCCGGCGGCCAGTGGCATCGAGGGGCTTGTGTCCCGCTCGAGAGTGGAGTATCCGAGCCGGGGGGCCCGGATCGAAGCGCTGGAGGTGCGTGATGCCGCAGGAAACCCCTGCGACAGCCTGCCGTTTGGCATGCCATTCCGGGTGTGGATCCGGTATTCGATCGACAAGCCCCTGCGGGAGCCGCGTTTCGCCTGCCGGCTGACGGACACCGGTGGCATCCGTCTCACCGGCCAGATCTGGAGCGAGGCCGCAGCAGCAGACGAGACCGGGTCCAGCCGGGACTTCGCCGCCCTGGTGCGGCAGGGGTCCGGGACGGGCTGGCTGGAATTCCGATTCACCGGGGCGCTTCAGCCAGGCTTCTATTTCCTCAGTGCGAGCATCTGGGAGGGGCCACGCCGCACCGGTGATTACGTGCACCGCATCACCGATGCCCTGGCGATGCGGGTGCAGCTGAACGACGGGGTGAAAACCAGCTTTGGCCTCTGTGATCTCACGCAATCCCCCCCCGAGGAGGACGTCTGGGAATGTCTGCCCACCATGAGGAACAGGCATCAGGCAGACCCTGAGCCCAGCCTCTCCGGCCCCGGCGGCCTGGCTCAGGCGGTGACCGGCTGGCTGGACGGCTGA
- the secA gene encoding preprotein translocase subunit SecA, protein MLKLLLGDPNARKLKRYQPIVSDINILEEDIAPLSDDDLRRRTAGFREQLEKAGSLEKQRDLLDELLPEAFAVVREAGRRVLGMRHFDVQLLGGMVLHEGQIAEMKTGEGKTLVATLPSYLNALTGRGVHVVTVNDYLARRDAEWMGQVHRFLGLSVGLIQQSMSPAERRRNYGCDITYATNSELGFDYLRDNMATDLAEVVQRDPYFCVIDEVDSILIDEARTPLIISGQVERPQEKYQQAAAIAAALERAAEMGKDGVDPEGDYEVDEKQRNVTLTDEGYARAEQMLGVSDLFDPADPWAHYITNALKAKELFLKDVNYIVRGGEAVIVDEFTGRVMPGRRWSDGQHQAIEAKESLAIQPETQTLASITYQNFFLLYPRLAGMTGTAKTEEVEFEKTYKLQVTVVPTNRTRRREDLVDQVYKSETAKWRAVAAETAEVHRAGRPVLVGTTSVEKSELLSSLLAEQSIPHNLLNAKPENVEREAEIVAQAGRAGAVTIATNMAGRGTDIILGGNSDYMARLKLREVLLPRLVRPEDGHRPPVPLQRSNQGGGGFAAGGAGGQGKGGTAPSEARAIGALYPCALSDDTDEALGELARQLVSSWGDRSLTVLELEDRIAQAAEKAPTDDPDIARLREQIAAVRKEYDEVVTQEEERVREAGGLHVIGTERHESRRVDNQLRGRAGRQGDPGSTRFFLSLEDNLLRIFGGERVAGLMNAFRVEEDMPIESGMLTRSLEGAQKKVETYYYDIRKQVFEYDEVMNNQRKAVYAERRRVLDGRELKKQVIGYGERTMDDIVEAYVNPDLPPEEWDLTQLVGKVKQFVSLLADLTPEQVQGLSMEELKAFLQEQLRNAYDLKESQIDQMRPGLMREAERFFILQQIDTLWREHLQAMDALRESVGLRGYGQKDPLIEYKNEGYDMFLDMMTNMRRNVIYSMFMFQPQIQPSSQPVTA, encoded by the coding sequence ATGCTCAAGCTGCTGCTGGGTGATCCCAATGCCCGCAAGCTGAAGCGCTACCAGCCGATCGTTTCCGACATCAACATCCTCGAGGAGGACATCGCACCCCTCTCCGACGACGATCTGCGCCGCCGCACCGCCGGTTTCCGCGAGCAGCTGGAGAAGGCCGGCAGCCTGGAGAAGCAGCGCGATCTGCTCGACGAGCTCCTTCCCGAAGCCTTTGCCGTGGTGCGGGAGGCAGGCCGCCGTGTGCTCGGCATGCGCCACTTCGATGTGCAGCTGCTGGGCGGCATGGTGCTGCACGAAGGCCAGATCGCCGAGATGAAGACCGGCGAGGGCAAGACCCTCGTGGCCACCCTCCCCAGCTACCTCAATGCCCTCACCGGCCGCGGCGTGCACGTGGTGACGGTGAACGACTACTTGGCCCGCCGCGACGCCGAGTGGATGGGGCAGGTGCACCGCTTCCTCGGCCTCTCCGTGGGGCTGATCCAGCAGTCGATGAGCCCGGCCGAGCGGCGCCGCAACTACGGCTGCGACATCACCTACGCCACCAACAGCGAGCTGGGCTTCGACTATCTGCGCGACAACATGGCCACCGACCTGGCCGAGGTGGTGCAGCGTGATCCCTACTTCTGCGTGATCGACGAGGTGGATTCGATCCTGATCGATGAGGCCCGCACCCCCCTGATCATCTCCGGCCAGGTGGAGCGGCCCCAGGAGAAATACCAGCAGGCCGCCGCCATCGCCGCCGCCCTGGAGCGGGCCGCCGAGATGGGCAAGGACGGCGTCGACCCCGAGGGCGATTACGAAGTCGATGAGAAGCAGCGCAATGTGACCCTCACCGATGAGGGTTACGCCCGGGCCGAGCAGATGCTCGGGGTGAGCGATCTGTTCGATCCGGCCGATCCCTGGGCCCACTACATCACCAACGCCCTCAAGGCCAAGGAGCTGTTCCTCAAGGATGTGAACTACATCGTTCGCGGCGGCGAGGCCGTGATCGTGGATGAGTTCACCGGTCGCGTCATGCCCGGCCGTCGCTGGAGCGACGGCCAGCACCAGGCCATCGAGGCCAAGGAGAGCCTGGCGATCCAGCCCGAGACCCAGACCCTGGCCAGCATCACCTATCAGAACTTCTTCCTGCTCTACCCGCGTCTGGCGGGCATGACCGGCACCGCCAAGACGGAAGAGGTGGAGTTCGAGAAGACCTACAAGCTCCAGGTCACCGTGGTGCCCACCAACCGCACCCGCCGCCGTGAGGATCTGGTGGATCAGGTGTACAAGAGTGAAACCGCCAAATGGCGGGCTGTGGCGGCCGAAACGGCCGAGGTGCACCGCGCGGGCCGTCCGGTGCTGGTGGGCACCACCAGCGTGGAGAAATCGGAGCTGCTCAGCTCTCTGCTGGCCGAACAATCCATCCCCCACAACCTGCTCAACGCCAAACCTGAGAACGTGGAGCGGGAGGCCGAGATCGTGGCCCAGGCCGGCCGGGCCGGCGCCGTGACCATCGCCACCAACATGGCCGGCCGCGGCACCGACATCATCCTCGGCGGCAACAGCGACTACATGGCCCGCCTCAAGCTGCGCGAGGTGCTGCTGCCCCGCCTGGTGCGGCCGGAGGACGGCCACCGGCCGCCGGTGCCGCTGCAGCGGAGCAACCAGGGCGGTGGCGGCTTCGCCGCGGGCGGGGCCGGCGGTCAGGGCAAGGGCGGCACCGCCCCGAGCGAGGCGCGTGCCATCGGTGCTCTCTATCCCTGCGCCCTCAGCGACGACACCGATGAGGCACTGGGCGAACTGGCCCGGCAGCTGGTGAGCAGCTGGGGCGACCGCAGCCTCACGGTGCTCGAGCTGGAGGACCGCATCGCCCAGGCGGCCGAGAAGGCCCCCACCGACGATCCGGACATCGCCAGGCTGCGGGAGCAGATCGCCGCGGTTAGGAAGGAATACGACGAGGTGGTGACCCAGGAGGAGGAGCGGGTGCGCGAGGCCGGCGGCCTGCACGTGATCGGCACCGAGCGCCATGAATCGCGCCGGGTCGACAACCAGCTGCGCGGCCGTGCCGGCCGCCAGGGCGACCCGGGCAGCACCCGTTTCTTCCTATCCCTCGAGGACAACCTGCTGCGCATCTTCGGTGGCGAGCGGGTGGCCGGTCTGATGAATGCCTTCCGGGTGGAGGAGGACATGCCGATCGAATCCGGCATGCTCACCCGCTCGCTCGAGGGGGCCCAGAAGAAGGTGGAGACCTACTACTACGACATCCGCAAGCAGGTGTTCGAGTACGACGAGGTGATGAACAACCAGCGCAAGGCCGTGTACGCCGAGCGCCGGCGGGTTCTGGATGGCCGCGAGCTCAAGAAGCAGGTGATCGGCTACGGCGAGCGCACCATGGACGACATCGTGGAGGCCTACGTGAATCCCGATCTGCCGCCCGAGGAGTGGGATCTCACTCAGCTGGTGGGCAAGGTGAAGCAGTTCGTGTCGCTGCTGGCCGATCTCACGCCCGAGCAGGTGCAGGGTCTGAGCATGGAGGAGCTCAAGGCCTTCCTGCAGGAGCAGTTGCGCAATGCCTACGACCTCAAGGAGAGCCAGATCGATCAGATGCGGCCTGGCCTGATGCGGGAGGCGGAGCGCTTCTTCATCCTCCAGCAGATCGATACCCTCTGGCGCGAGCACCTCCAGGCCATGGATGCCCTGCGGGAATCGGTGGGCCTGCGCGGCTACGGCCAGAAGGATCCCCTGATCGAATACAAGAACGAGGGCTACGACATGTTCCTCGACATGATGACCAACATGCGCCGCAACGTGATCTATTCGATGTTCATGTTCCAGCCCCAGATTCAGCCGTCCAGCCAGCCGGTCACCGCCTGA
- a CDS encoding GNAT family N-acetyltransferase: MRAVHGPETQVHPRLTPQPEPTAAPTIRLLRHAPGAPGLRWLGLGPDLRPTRGLWKLQRLLDQHSFWAAGRSRPQLRRLLAGSTVAVSAWQGKRLVGFGRASSDGVFRAVLWDVVVATDLQGVGIGRRLVETLLETPALSGCERVYLMTTNSSGFYRQLGFRSADSQQLLVRKRQWLEPR; this comes from the coding sequence ATGAGAGCCGTTCATGGCCCTGAAACTCAGGTGCATCCGAGGCTGACCCCACAGCCGGAACCCACCGCGGCGCCGACCATCCGCCTCCTGAGGCACGCGCCCGGAGCCCCCGGCCTGCGGTGGCTCGGGCTCGGGCCGGATCTCAGACCCACACGGGGCCTGTGGAAGCTGCAGCGGTTGCTCGATCAACACAGCTTCTGGGCCGCCGGACGCAGCCGACCCCAGCTGCGGCGGCTGCTGGCGGGGAGCACGGTGGCGGTGAGCGCCTGGCAGGGCAAACGGCTCGTGGGGTTCGGCCGGGCCAGCAGCGACGGCGTGTTCCGGGCCGTGCTCTGGGATGTGGTGGTGGCCACGGACCTGCAGGGGGTGGGGATCGGCCGCCGCCTGGTGGAAACGCTCCTGGAAACACCCGCTCTCAGCGGCTGCGAACGGGTGTACCTGATGACGACCAACAGCAGCGGCTTCTACCGGCAGCTGGGCTTTCGCAGCGCCGACAGCCAGCAGCTGCTGGTGCGCAAGCGTCAGTGGCTGGAACCCCGCTGA
- a CDS encoding peptidylprolyl isomerase, with translation MNNAPSFPDLQTVLGSDGLRLVRQQGLLRQLVQQLVIAGAIEGIQLTDDEETQARQGLLQGRGLTTPEQWRQHLERSGLSEEEATTLLLRPVLVARAAQERFGAKAEARFLARKNQLDRVVYSLLRLKDPFLAQELYLQIESGEANFADLAAHHSQGSERNTNGIVGPVALTQAHPTLAEKLRTCEQGTLLEPFPVADWWLVVRLERYAPASFTPAIAQQMGQELFEEWVNEETTRTLSALVAATPPSPSE, from the coding sequence ATGAACAACGCGCCGTCATTCCCCGATCTGCAGACGGTGCTGGGAAGCGACGGCCTCCGACTGGTGCGTCAGCAGGGGCTGTTGCGTCAGCTGGTGCAGCAGCTGGTCATCGCGGGAGCGATCGAGGGCATCCAGCTCACGGACGACGAGGAGACCCAGGCACGGCAGGGCCTGCTGCAGGGTCGCGGACTGACCACGCCGGAGCAGTGGCGCCAGCATCTGGAACGCAGCGGCTTGAGCGAGGAGGAGGCCACCACCCTGCTGCTGCGACCCGTCCTGGTGGCTCGGGCCGCCCAGGAGCGCTTCGGAGCGAAGGCGGAAGCCCGCTTCCTGGCCCGCAAGAACCAGCTCGACCGGGTGGTCTACAGCCTGCTGCGCCTCAAGGATCCCTTTCTGGCGCAGGAGCTCTACCTGCAGATCGAATCCGGAGAGGCCAACTTCGCTGATCTGGCGGCCCACCATTCCCAGGGCAGTGAGCGCAACACGAACGGCATCGTCGGCCCGGTGGCCCTGACCCAGGCGCATCCGACCCTCGCCGAGAAGCTGCGCACCTGCGAGCAGGGCACCCTCCTGGAACCGTTTCCCGTGGCGGACTGGTGGCTGGTGGTGCGACTGGAGCGCTACGCCCCGGCCAGCTTCACCCCCGCGATCGCCCAGCAGATGGGCCAGGAGCTGTTCGAGGAGTGGGTGAATGAGGAAACCACCCGTACATTGAGCGCTCTCGTGGCGGCCACCCCACCCAGCCCATCGGAATGA
- a CDS encoding ABC transporter transmembrane domain-containing protein, with amino-acid sequence MTQSPTIPLRQHPAFSGLGEAPLQRLEAEASLQRFQLGQQLVDGRSIPGRILLVLEGQARLVGRDRGRLTTIGKFGPGSLLGAASLLRGGACEHITAASPLLAAAIPDALWADLYRTEAPFWEWCNQQLWPQEVAALLEAVVGRSPRSDGSALRHVREAITSAALIPCSAEAVSAAGTDGRRVLMASCWEGLDPGQPVSPTGLPQRSGPFATRLISLPEALLERIEGEEEPEGEPEPTGPGDSGEAPLVQESAGELLPPVSRFSPERNAITDLKVIRGRGPLQETLACLQMLAQLMKLPFRRDAIEKVVQDQLRRGQTPTLQSIGQLTAGLGLHVMTGKVPAQLGTRLQVPSLLPWKGGFALVVSSHQNSLTLASPREGLVTLRPAQLAEAFPDGIELLLVDRSNATPDQAFGPGWFWPALKRYRGVLIQVLTASFVVQLFTLANPLLIQVIIDKVISQRSLDTLQVLGIALVAVTLLEGVLGSLRTFLFTETTNRIDQRLGAEVIDHLLRLPLNYFDKRPVGELGTRVAELEKIRNFLTGQALTTILDAAFSVIYIVVMALYSWILTIVALVVLPIQIGLTLLGAPLFRRQFRQAAEENARTQSHLVEVLTGIQTVKAQNVEMVSRWKWQERYARYISRTFEKTITGTALNQTSQVLQKISQLLVLWVGAAMVLDGKLTLGQLIAFRIISGYVTQPLLRLSGIWQSIQELRVSFERLADVIDTPQESGETDQSKIPLPPVSGHVSFENVSFSFQLGQPDVLRHVSLDVAPGTFVGVVGQSGSGKSTLMKLLPRLYDPREGRVLLDGYDIDKVELYSLRRQIGIVPQDPLLFTGTVSENIALTNPEAGSEEIIAAARTACAHDFIMELPSGYSTQVGERGANLSGGQRQRIAIARTLLGRPKLLVMDEATSALDYDTERRVCDNLLDSLHDCTVFFITHRLSTIRRANLIVMLDQGAVVESGSHDELIARKGRYFALFRQQEVS; translated from the coding sequence ATGACCCAGTCCCCCACCATTCCACTGCGGCAGCATCCCGCCTTCAGCGGTCTCGGCGAGGCCCCGCTCCAGCGCCTGGAGGCCGAGGCCTCGCTGCAGCGCTTTCAGCTGGGCCAGCAGCTTGTGGACGGCCGCAGCATCCCCGGGCGCATCCTGCTGGTGCTGGAGGGCCAGGCCCGGCTCGTGGGCCGAGACCGGGGGCGACTCACCACCATCGGCAAGTTCGGTCCGGGAAGCCTGCTCGGGGCGGCCAGCCTGCTGAGGGGCGGGGCCTGCGAGCACATCACGGCGGCGTCACCGTTGCTGGCGGCCGCCATCCCCGACGCTCTCTGGGCCGATCTCTACCGCACCGAAGCGCCGTTCTGGGAGTGGTGCAACCAGCAGCTCTGGCCCCAGGAGGTGGCAGCGCTGCTGGAGGCCGTTGTGGGCCGCTCCCCCCGCAGCGATGGCTCGGCGCTGCGGCATGTGCGAGAGGCCATCACCAGCGCGGCACTCATTCCCTGCAGCGCCGAGGCGGTCAGCGCGGCCGGGACCGACGGACGGCGGGTGCTGATGGCGTCCTGCTGGGAGGGGCTTGACCCCGGTCAGCCCGTGAGTCCGACAGGGCTGCCGCAACGCTCCGGCCCCTTCGCGACCCGCCTGATCAGCCTGCCCGAGGCCCTGCTGGAGCGGATCGAGGGCGAGGAGGAACCCGAAGGCGAACCCGAACCCACGGGCCCAGGCGACAGCGGCGAGGCCCCGCTGGTACAGGAGTCGGCCGGCGAGCTGCTGCCGCCGGTGAGCCGCTTCAGCCCCGAGCGGAATGCCATCACGGATCTCAAGGTGATCCGCGGCAGGGGTCCGCTTCAGGAGACCCTCGCCTGCCTTCAGATGCTGGCCCAGCTGATGAAGCTGCCCTTCCGGCGTGACGCCATCGAGAAGGTGGTGCAGGACCAGCTCCGCCGGGGCCAGACGCCGACCCTGCAATCGATCGGCCAGTTGACCGCCGGCCTCGGCCTGCATGTGATGACCGGCAAGGTGCCGGCCCAGCTCGGCACCCGCCTGCAGGTGCCGTCGCTGCTGCCCTGGAAGGGAGGGTTCGCCCTGGTGGTGAGCAGCCATCAGAACAGCCTCACCCTGGCCTCGCCGCGGGAGGGGCTCGTGACCCTCCGGCCCGCTCAGCTGGCGGAGGCCTTCCCCGACGGCATCGAGCTGCTCCTTGTGGACCGCTCCAATGCCACGCCGGACCAGGCCTTCGGGCCGGGATGGTTCTGGCCGGCCCTGAAGCGCTACCGGGGCGTGCTGATCCAGGTGCTCACCGCCAGTTTCGTGGTGCAGCTCTTCACCCTGGCCAACCCGCTGCTGATCCAGGTGATCATCGACAAGGTGATCAGCCAGCGCAGCCTTGACACGCTGCAGGTGCTGGGCATCGCCCTAGTGGCAGTGACCCTTCTCGAAGGCGTGCTCGGAAGCCTGCGCACCTTCCTGTTCACGGAAACCACCAACCGCATCGACCAGCGGCTGGGAGCCGAGGTGATCGATCACCTGCTGCGTCTGCCGCTCAACTACTTCGACAAGCGGCCCGTGGGGGAGCTGGGCACACGGGTGGCGGAGCTGGAGAAGATCCGCAACTTCCTCACCGGCCAGGCGCTCACCACGATCCTCGATGCCGCCTTCTCGGTGATCTACATCGTGGTGATGGCGCTCTACAGCTGGATCCTGACCATCGTGGCCCTGGTGGTGCTGCCGATTCAGATCGGCCTCACCCTGCTGGGTGCTCCGCTGTTCCGCCGCCAGTTCCGCCAGGCCGCCGAGGAGAACGCCCGCACCCAGAGCCATCTGGTGGAGGTGCTCACCGGCATCCAGACGGTGAAGGCCCAGAACGTGGAGATGGTGAGCCGCTGGAAGTGGCAGGAGCGCTACGCGCGCTACATCTCACGCACATTCGAGAAAACGATCACCGGCACCGCCCTCAACCAGACGAGCCAGGTGCTCCAGAAGATCTCCCAGCTCCTGGTGCTCTGGGTCGGTGCCGCCATGGTGCTCGACGGCAAGCTCACACTCGGTCAGCTCATCGCCTTCCGCATCATCAGCGGCTACGTGACCCAGCCCCTGCTTCGCCTCTCGGGCATCTGGCAGAGCATCCAGGAGCTGCGGGTCTCGTTCGAGCGCCTGGCCGATGTGATCGACACACCGCAGGAGTCCGGCGAAACCGACCAGAGCAAGATTCCTCTGCCCCCCGTGAGCGGGCACGTGAGCTTCGAGAACGTGAGCTTCAGCTTCCAGCTGGGTCAGCCGGACGTGCTGCGTCACGTTTCCCTCGATGTGGCCCCGGGCACCTTCGTGGGGGTGGTGGGCCAGAGCGGCAGCGGCAAGAGCACCCTGATGAAACTGCTGCCGCGGCTCTACGACCCGCGTGAGGGCCGGGTGCTGCTCGATGGCTACGACATCGACAAGGTGGAGCTCTACTCGCTGCGCCGCCAGATCGGCATCGTGCCGCAGGACCCGCTGCTGTTCACCGGAACCGTGTCCGAGAACATCGCCCTCACCAATCCGGAGGCCGGCAGCGAGGAGATCATCGCGGCCGCCCGCACGGCCTGCGCCCACGACTTCATCATGGAGCTGCCGAGCGGCTACAGCACCCAGGTGGGCGAACGGGGCGCCAATCTCAGCGGGGGCCAGCGTCAGCGCATCGCCATCGCCCGCACCCTGCTGGGTCGCCCCAAGCTGCTGGTGATGGATGAGGCCACGAGCGCGCTCGACTACGACACCGAACGCCGGGTCTGCGACAACCTGCTCGACAGCCTGCACGACTGCACCGTGTTCTTCATCACCCACCGGTTGTCGACCATCCGGCGGGCCAATCTGATCGTGATGCTCGATCAGGGCGCCGTGGTGGAAAGCGGCAGCCACGATGAGCTGATCGCCCGCAAGGGCCGCTATTTCGCCCTGTTCCGCCAGCAGGAGGTGTCGTGA
- a CDS encoding HlyD family secretion protein: MIRRSDSAQAPAEASVSTHHDESLLQQSRLWMRTVTWSLVATTAFGVGWLALAKTEEIVVAPGKLEPIDTVQDITLPVGGVAQKILVRDGDQVSQGQVLIQLDNEASEERRKALERNITLKTNELALKQEELRRYLELNQEEVRMLEKNLTLDQEILSRLETLAREGASAELQYLQQQNQVQETQGRLMQSRVDRLRQTAILNQAMKQLNTELTDLRGQLAETNVTLRYQALRSPVDGVVFDLRPTGIGYAAQTTETVMKVVPFGALEARVEVPSNQIGFVRTGMPADISIDSFPASDFGVLEGTVTRIGSDALPPDPQTGRQEPRFPTTIELASQQLKLRSGTQLPLQVGMSLTANIKLRKVSYLQLLLSNFKDKADSLRQL; this comes from the coding sequence ATGATCCGCCGCAGCGATTCCGCCCAGGCTCCGGCCGAGGCGAGTGTGAGCACCCATCACGACGAGAGCCTGCTGCAGCAGAGCCGGCTCTGGATGCGCACGGTCACCTGGAGCCTGGTGGCCACCACCGCCTTCGGCGTGGGCTGGCTCGCCCTGGCCAAAACCGAGGAAATCGTGGTGGCCCCGGGCAAGCTGGAGCCGATCGACACCGTGCAGGACATCACCCTGCCGGTGGGTGGCGTGGCCCAGAAGATCCTCGTGCGGGACGGCGACCAGGTGAGCCAGGGCCAGGTGCTGATCCAGCTCGACAACGAGGCCAGCGAGGAGCGGCGCAAGGCCCTGGAGCGGAACATCACCCTCAAGACCAATGAACTCGCCCTCAAACAGGAGGAGCTGCGCCGTTATCTGGAGCTCAACCAGGAGGAGGTACGGATGCTGGAGAAGAATCTCACCCTCGATCAGGAGATTCTGAGCCGGCTCGAGACCCTGGCCCGTGAGGGCGCGTCAGCCGAACTCCAGTACCTGCAGCAGCAGAACCAGGTGCAGGAGACCCAGGGCCGCCTGATGCAGAGCCGGGTCGACCGGCTGCGCCAGACGGCGATCCTCAACCAGGCCATGAAGCAGCTCAACACCGAGCTCACCGACCTGCGGGGACAACTGGCGGAGACCAACGTGACCCTGCGCTACCAGGCCCTGCGCTCTCCCGTGGACGGCGTGGTGTTCGACCTGCGGCCGACCGGAATCGGCTACGCCGCTCAGACCACCGAGACGGTGATGAAGGTGGTGCCCTTCGGCGCCCTGGAGGCGCGGGTGGAGGTGCCGAGCAATCAGATCGGCTTCGTGCGCACCGGCATGCCGGCCGACATCAGCATCGACTCCTTCCCCGCCAGCGATTTCGGCGTGCTGGAGGGCACCGTGACCCGCATCGGCTCCGATGCCCTGCCGCCCGATCCCCAGACGGGCCGTCAGGAGCCCCGCTTCCCCACCACGATCGAACTGGCCAGCCAGCAACTCAAGCTCAGGAGCGGCACGCAGCTGCCGCTTCAGGTGGGCATGAGTCTCACCGCGAATATCAAGCTGCGCAAAGTGAGCTACCTGCAGTTGCTGCTCAGCAACTTCAAGGACAAGGCCGACTCCCTGCGCCAGCTCTGA